In a single window of the Vibrio celticus genome:
- the uxaC gene encoding glucuronate isomerase, producing the protein MNSPFIGENFLLNNETSQHLFHSYAKQLPIIDYHNHLSAKEIYEDIQFSSISEAWLGHDHYKWRAMRANGITEHYITGEAEARDKFDKWCQSVPYLIGNPLYHWNHLELKRYFDVDLIINEENGAQIWESCNLQLSQPSHSARNLLRMRNVESLCTTDDPLSDLEYHKALADEGFEIKVLPTFRSDDLFYIENSEKFLNWVSRLAQKTQSNIETLDELFLALDQRFTYFHEMGCRLSDMGIKTVPYVKSSKDDADAVFKKALEGQSISQREVDVFKTQIFNFIGKKNHELGWTMQLHIGVLQDPNQRRFEELGPATGFSSIDDTTFAQNLSKLLSDLDYQRKLSKTIIYALNPRDNAVIATLIGAYQDSDFGPGKIQFGSAWWFNDQKQGMEEQLKTLGSIGMLGRFVGMLTDSRSLLSMPRHEYFRRILCNLIGQWVEDGELPNDEALLKQTVEGICYANAKQYFKL; encoded by the coding sequence ATGAATAGTCCTTTTATCGGCGAAAATTTTTTACTTAATAACGAAACATCCCAGCATCTTTTCCACAGTTACGCAAAACAGTTACCAATCATTGATTATCATAATCACCTTAGTGCAAAAGAGATTTATGAAGACATCCAATTTTCGTCTATTTCTGAAGCATGGCTAGGCCATGACCATTATAAATGGAGAGCGATGAGAGCTAATGGTATCACTGAGCATTACATAACAGGTGAGGCCGAAGCGCGTGACAAATTTGATAAGTGGTGCCAAAGCGTTCCTTACCTTATTGGTAATCCGCTGTATCACTGGAATCACTTGGAGTTGAAGCGTTATTTCGATGTTGATTTAATTATAAATGAAGAGAATGGCGCGCAAATCTGGGAAAGTTGTAACTTGCAATTATCTCAACCAAGCCACAGTGCTCGTAACCTGTTACGAATGAGGAATGTCGAATCACTGTGTACGACAGATGACCCTCTTAGCGACCTTGAATATCACAAGGCCTTAGCAGATGAAGGATTCGAGATTAAAGTGCTACCCACTTTTCGATCAGATGACCTCTTTTATATTGAGAATTCAGAAAAGTTTCTTAACTGGGTATCGCGATTAGCACAGAAAACACAATCAAATATTGAAACGCTTGATGAACTGTTTTTAGCGTTGGATCAGCGATTTACCTATTTTCATGAGATGGGTTGTCGATTGTCTGATATGGGGATCAAAACTGTACCCTATGTTAAATCGAGTAAAGACGATGCGGATGCAGTGTTCAAGAAGGCTCTCGAAGGGCAATCGATTAGCCAACGTGAAGTTGATGTCTTCAAAACACAAATTTTCAACTTCATAGGGAAAAAGAATCACGAACTTGGCTGGACGATGCAACTGCATATCGGGGTACTTCAAGACCCTAACCAGCGACGATTTGAAGAATTAGGACCTGCGACTGGTTTTAGCTCGATTGATGATACAACCTTTGCACAGAATCTCAGTAAATTGTTGAGTGACTTAGATTACCAACGTAAGTTAAGCAAAACGATCATTTATGCTCTAAATCCTCGTGATAATGCCGTAATAGCGACACTGATTGGCGCATATCAAGACAGTGATTTTGGCCCTGGCAAGATACAATTTGGCTCAGCGTGGTGGTTCAACGATCAAAAACAGGGAATGGAAGAGCAGCTTAAAACTCTTGGTAGCATTGGTATGCTTGGTCGCTTCGTTGGCATGTTAACTGATTCTCGTAGTTTGCTATCAATGCCGAGGCATGAATATTTTCGCCGTATATTGTGTAATTTGATTGGTCAGTGGGTTGAAGATGGTGAACTGCCTAATGACGAAGCTTTGCTAAAACAAACAGTAGAAGGTATTTGTTATGCAAATGCTAAGCAGTACTTTAAGCTTTAG
- the uxaC gene encoding glucuronate isomerase has translation MSCIQENENTSMAHCYVSEDFLLKTPLAEQLYHQHASTMPIIDYHSHLEAEDIYLNKSHENITQVWLASDHYIWRAMRSVGIDEHYITGSANDQDKFVKWCEAMPKLIGSPLYQWCHLELKKYFNIDVLICPENQEFLWNQCNEVIATQALTPQNVLKMNKVHTVCTTDDPTSSLEFHQKLANEPCSANVLPTFRFDGLINLSNLENYGHYLDRLSECVDYEIKNLASLKSAIRERIAFFDSVGCKISDVGLNDFQFTVSSEESVAASFELMRSGIPLLEEECLAIRSHLLVFLGQCFCEFGWSMQIHHGVLMNVNERRFETLGPATGFSVMDDAPLIRPLSKLLSQLDLANKLPNTILYSLNPKDTWPLASLIGAFQESGSASKIQLGAGWWFNDHKHGMIAQMTALANLGALGCFIGMLTDSRNILSMSRHDYFRRVLCDMLADWALSGDVPNNEALLSETIKNICFNNAQQYFDFH, from the coding sequence ATGAGTTGTATACAAGAGAATGAGAACACCTCAATGGCACATTGTTATGTATCCGAAGACTTCCTTCTAAAAACGCCTTTGGCTGAGCAGTTATATCATCAGCATGCCTCTACTATGCCTATCATTGATTACCATAGTCATCTTGAAGCTGAAGACATTTATCTCAATAAGTCCCACGAAAATATCACTCAGGTTTGGCTAGCATCCGATCACTATATTTGGCGAGCGATGCGCAGCGTGGGAATTGATGAACATTACATTACCGGTAGTGCCAACGATCAAGATAAGTTCGTAAAGTGGTGTGAAGCCATGCCTAAGCTCATTGGCAGCCCTTTATATCAATGGTGCCACTTAGAGTTAAAAAAATACTTCAATATTGATGTATTGATTTGCCCAGAAAACCAAGAATTCTTGTGGAATCAATGTAACGAAGTGATCGCTACTCAGGCGTTAACCCCACAAAATGTTTTGAAGATGAATAAGGTCCATACGGTCTGCACGACCGATGATCCAACAAGTAGTTTAGAGTTTCATCAAAAGCTCGCGAACGAACCATGTTCTGCTAATGTTCTACCAACCTTTCGCTTCGATGGTTTGATCAACCTATCTAATCTAGAGAACTATGGGCATTACCTCGATAGGCTTTCGGAATGTGTTGATTATGAAATCAAAAATCTAGCCTCACTCAAATCTGCCATCAGAGAACGAATAGCTTTTTTTGACTCAGTAGGTTGTAAGATCTCTGACGTTGGCTTAAATGACTTTCAATTCACCGTTTCATCAGAGGAAAGCGTTGCCGCTTCTTTTGAATTAATGCGTTCGGGGATCCCGTTATTGGAAGAAGAGTGCCTAGCGATAAGAAGCCATCTCTTAGTCTTTTTAGGGCAATGCTTCTGCGAATTCGGTTGGTCTATGCAGATTCATCATGGAGTATTAATGAATGTTAATGAGAGACGCTTTGAAACGCTAGGACCAGCGACAGGCTTTAGCGTTATGGACGACGCACCGCTTATTAGACCGTTATCAAAACTTCTTAGTCAGTTAGACCTAGCTAATAAGCTACCAAACACCATTCTTTATAGTTTGAATCCGAAAGATACATGGCCATTAGCTTCATTGATAGGCGCTTTTCAAGAATCTGGCAGTGCGAGTAAAATACAACTGGGTGCTGGTTGGTGGTTCAACGATCATAAGCATGGAATGATCGCTCAAATGACAGCGTTAGCGAATTTAGGTGCTTTAGGGTGTTTCATTGGTATGTTAACTGACTCTCGTAATATTTTATCAATGTCTCGCCATGATTATTTTCGCCGCGTGTTATGTGACATGCTCGCAGATTGGGCACTCTCTGGTGATGTGCCCAATAATGAAGCATTGCTTTCTGAGACTATAAAAAACATCTGTTTTAATAATGCACAACAGTATTTTGACTTTCATTGA
- a CDS encoding TRAP transporter substrate-binding protein — MKVSKLNMAIVASLAISSFVANATTLRLGHNTNPNGPTGQYFEMFKQAVEEKSNGDLRIRIFPNSQLGTQREMLEQVSSGLLDMTKVDTAMLENIEPMYKALNYPFVFESNEKMHEVLTSSIGQELLESTKDRGFFGLGYIMMTPRGYYSPKPINRPEDLKGMKLRVQQSNTMIRLIENIGGIPTPTPYGEVFSSLQQGMVDGVEGAGPTLYTARHGEIAKYFYEDNHVQMANVITISTRAWDRLSEEQQTIINEAAVDAMNYSYTTGWDMEMALQQKAVDTMGVTIVQPSEEQRSQMIEAVKPMYKELLDSEPGVYEFINKIKLAQQ; from the coding sequence ATGAAAGTATCTAAACTTAATATGGCTATAGTGGCTAGCTTAGCTATTAGCTCGTTCGTAGCTAACGCTACTACTCTGCGCCTAGGTCACAATACCAACCCTAATGGTCCAACGGGTCAGTATTTTGAGATGTTTAAGCAAGCGGTAGAGGAAAAGTCGAATGGCGATCTACGAATTCGCATTTTCCCAAATTCTCAGCTTGGTACGCAAAGAGAGATGTTAGAGCAGGTAAGTAGTGGACTACTTGACATGACAAAAGTTGATACTGCAATGCTAGAGAATATCGAGCCAATGTACAAAGCGCTCAATTATCCGTTTGTATTTGAGAGTAACGAAAAAATGCATGAGGTATTGACGTCCAGTATTGGGCAAGAGTTATTGGAATCTACGAAAGATCGTGGCTTCTTCGGTCTTGGTTACATCATGATGACGCCTCGCGGTTATTATTCACCTAAACCAATCAATCGCCCTGAAGATCTAAAAGGGATGAAGCTTCGAGTTCAGCAATCTAATACGATGATTCGCTTAATCGAAAACATTGGTGGTATTCCAACACCAACACCATATGGCGAAGTATTTTCATCTTTACAGCAAGGGATGGTTGATGGTGTAGAAGGAGCTGGACCAACGTTGTATACCGCTCGACACGGTGAAATTGCTAAGTATTTTTATGAAGATAACCACGTACAAATGGCGAACGTAATTACGATTAGCACTCGAGCATGGGATCGTTTGTCAGAAGAGCAACAAACCATCATTAATGAAGCAGCAGTTGATGCTATGAACTATAGCTACACAACGGGCTGGGATATGGAAATGGCATTGCAACAAAAAGCGGTAGATACAATGGGGGTTACCATTGTTCAGCCTAGTGAAGAGCAAAGATCACAAATGATTGAAGCGGTTAAGCCTATGTACAAAGAGTTGTTAGACAGCGAACCTGGTGTTTATGAATTCATTAATAAAATTAAGCTTGCTCAGCAATAA
- a CDS encoding TRAP transporter large permease encodes MSLEIQMMLVMLVTFVVTAFGIGVPVAFSIGLSTIAATLLMFPLEQSILIVAQKMVTGVDNFAFLALPFFMLAGNIMRVGGIADKLINVALLLVGRLPGALSHTNIVANTMFGTVSGSAIGSAAAVGGVMVPAQKAKGYDPAFATAVNIASCPIGMIIPPSGALITYSLLSGGTSIAGLFLAGYIPGLLIALSLMFVTYFWTNKRGYPKEDRITFEIVKRTLKEALPALGLVVIILGGIIGGIFTATEASAIAVVYSLGLAMFYYKQLSFSDIPKVFGEAMLSATVILILIGISSSMSWTMSIADIPYMVGSAMLGFSENPIVVLLLINIMLLFIGVFMDGAPAKLIFIPILLPIVTQFGMDPIQFGILITFNLCIGLCTPPVGTALFAGCKIGDVPVAKVIKPLVPLWIAQIAVLMLITYVPWVTMWLPNLFGYGL; translated from the coding sequence ATGAGTTTAGAAATTCAAATGATGCTCGTCATGCTAGTAACATTCGTCGTTACGGCATTTGGAATAGGTGTTCCGGTCGCGTTTTCCATTGGTTTATCCACCATAGCTGCAACGTTACTGATGTTTCCACTTGAACAATCAATATTGATCGTTGCTCAAAAAATGGTAACAGGCGTAGATAATTTTGCATTTTTGGCGCTACCGTTTTTCATGCTTGCCGGAAACATTATGCGAGTAGGTGGTATTGCAGATAAGCTAATCAATGTTGCTTTGTTACTCGTAGGTCGCTTACCTGGCGCTTTATCGCATACCAATATTGTTGCCAACACTATGTTTGGTACGGTTTCAGGCTCAGCAATAGGTTCCGCAGCTGCCGTGGGCGGTGTCATGGTTCCCGCGCAGAAAGCTAAAGGATATGACCCCGCTTTTGCAACCGCCGTTAATATTGCTTCCTGCCCAATAGGAATGATAATCCCACCATCAGGCGCATTAATTACTTATTCATTATTAAGTGGAGGAACTTCAATTGCAGGCCTTTTCTTAGCGGGTTATATCCCAGGCCTACTTATTGCGTTATCTCTAATGTTTGTAACCTATTTTTGGACAAACAAAAGAGGTTATCCGAAAGAAGATAGAATCACATTTGAAATCGTTAAACGTACGTTAAAAGAAGCACTACCAGCCCTAGGTTTAGTTGTGATTATTCTAGGTGGTATTATCGGCGGAATATTCACAGCGACTGAAGCATCTGCGATTGCGGTTGTGTATTCGCTTGGGTTAGCCATGTTTTACTACAAACAGCTATCTTTTTCAGATATCCCCAAAGTATTTGGTGAAGCGATGCTATCAGCAACGGTAATACTAATATTGATTGGTATTTCTAGTTCAATGTCATGGACCATGTCTATTGCTGATATTCCTTACATGGTGGGTAGCGCAATGTTAGGTTTCTCAGAAAACCCTATCGTTGTACTGCTACTGATCAACATTATGTTGTTGTTCATTGGCGTATTTATGGACGGTGCCCCGGCTAAACTCATCTTCATCCCAATATTGTTACCAATCGTCACTCAGTTCGGAATGGACCCAATTCAGTTTGGTATTTTAATCACTTTCAACCTATGTATTGGTTTATGTACTCCACCTGTTGGAACCGCATTATTTGCCGGGTGTAAGATCGGTGACGTACCAGTGGCTAAGGTTATTAAACCATTGGTTCCATTATGGATTGCGCAAATAGCCGTTCTCATGTTAATAACTTACGTGCCTTGGGTAACCATGTGGCTTCCAAACTTATTTGGTTACGGATTGTAG
- a CDS encoding TRAP transporter small permease: protein MLTIALVVCVVWQVISRFILHSPSTTTDEIARFLLMWCGLTGSAYMVGQHQHLAIEVLGTRLKGVKKLSLNILVQLFIAKFSIMVMIYGGMIQYSNISMTGQLTPSLGLPMSYIYVVVPISGLIILIYNILNILDNVKDILDIKSSLTPSQVQG, encoded by the coding sequence ATGCTAACTATTGCACTTGTCGTCTGTGTTGTATGGCAAGTTATTTCTCGCTTTATCTTACATTCACCAAGTACGACGACTGATGAAATAGCAAGATTTCTACTAATGTGGTGTGGTCTAACAGGCTCAGCGTATATGGTTGGACAGCACCAGCATTTGGCAATTGAGGTATTAGGTACACGATTGAAAGGTGTTAAAAAACTGTCTTTAAATATTTTAGTTCAGTTGTTTATAGCCAAGTTTTCGATAATGGTTATGATTTACGGCGGAATGATTCAATACTCAAATATATCAATGACAGGTCAATTAACTCCTTCATTAGGACTTCCTATGTCATATATATATGTTGTGGTACCTATTTCTGGGTTAATTATCCTTATCTATAACATCCTTAATATCCTTGACAATGTTAAAGATATTTTAGACATCAAATCTAGCTTAACACCATCACAGGTACAAGGGTAA